A genomic region of Pseudomonas migulae contains the following coding sequences:
- a CDS encoding peroxidase family protein has protein sequence MANFNKSDLEFILKQIFIAEAHADGASLSDLLPNSQVPFGLRTVDGSYNNLVAGQSEFGAADNAFPRLLDPSFLASYTGTGTVIDPQPRIISNLIVDQTANNPAAVAANGGADPVISPGPDGVFGTDDDTQVFFIPNQSADAGLTAGFNSWMTFFGQFFDHGLDLLSKSTTDFVFIPLQPDDPLFVPGSPTNFMVLPRAVRTAGADGIVGTADDGQPNTTSPFVDQSQTYSSHPSHQVFLREYVLNAAGDPVATGRLITNRDLGVDGKFGTADDGGAENGGMATWAVVKAQARDILGIDLTDADVHNVPLLATDAYGNFIRGPNGMPQVVIRISNGDDGIAGTADDVTQLVEGNRDAPISLASAVSTGHGFLDDIAHNAAPVVIGGALQADTDTDIGNTQPVGAGGNNLTYDNELLDAHYIAGDGRANENIGLTAVHHVFHSEHNRLVQQSKETILASGDLAFLNEWLADDVAAIPTAPAEIAALVWDGERLFQAAKFGTEMQYQHLVFEEFARTVQPQVDAFLAPNGYDTSINPAILAEFAHVVYRFGHSMLTETVDRFDPEFNPLLTDPNNPDSQLGLIAAFLNPLAFAGSGATADEAAGAIIRGVTRQLGNEIDEFVTEALRNNLLGLPLDLPALNLARGRDTGIPTLNEARREFYQSTGDSQLKPYISWADWADSLKHPESLVNFIAAYGTHDTITSATTLAGKRDAALALVFGGTGAPADRLDFLNSSGDWANVTTAGRDGVMGTADDLTGVTISGVDDIDFWVGGLAEEKMPFGGMLGSSFNFVFETQMEALQDGDRFYYLSRTAGLNFGTELENNSFAKLIMLNTDVTHLSNTVFQTPTFTLEVNQANQYTGLGVGGRDDPTGGLMINGVEIVSLVIRDNPDTVGPDGNYLHYTGEDHVVLGGTAGNDIILSGEGDDTVYGDGGNDRLEGGAGNDAVLGGAGDDIITDSFGDNRLEGNAGNDVIVAGSMLVGGNLILGGDGQDFIITTEDISTTFGGQGDDFILGAKTNLPATGNEGDDWIEKGTQDGAPGDNASPLLNDDVIGNDIFIGGGGFDEMIGEGGDDIFVGSDAQDNMDGMSGFDWVTHKNDRIGVTVDLTMAALAQPHGNAPNQNNGPFNPVGASPASILDRFAEVEGLSGSQFGDVLKGDNVDADTIINHGGTTGSALTNVALIRGLEQFLADAGLPTTGFATGNIILGGNGSDLIEGRGGDDLIDGDKWLNVRIAVYDAGDVNHTGPEIATFDSMVDMIPFMLDGTYNPGQLKAVREILPGTSTGGAAFDTAIFSGLQSEYVVTRDTRGTTDVTDDVWTVTDTEVGRDGTDTLLHIERLQFSDAQQVLVTGNAQPTGRPTVTDGNGGAITVGDTLTVSVAGVRDANNIAVGNLQGFINNASVSYYWQFEADPGTGVFEDIILLPAGDLAFQSADGTTFKVSPDLAGLALRVKAIYQDGHGTTEVLYSQPTAVVEPGVPVVPTAQTPIVDATEGGEGLHMVRTDLNFILDQIKIAEADAAGQDILSLIPNIRAPLGLRAVDGSNNNLMNLNGINNTEFGAADNVFPRVSDPVFNPAEGAPAGFFGPGSPATPGSSYQQTSGNVFDSQPRTISNLIVDQTSNNPAAYATAYDAGADGVLNYGVVGSGNDDVLKDGVRIVASPGMDGQFGTADDHDVYLFENTAPDAGLSAPFNSWMTFFGQFFDHGLDLVTKGGSGTIYIPLQPDDPLYVPGGHSNFMVLTRATNLPGADGVLGTADDIHEHTNTTSPFVDQNQTYSSHPSHQVFLRSYLLTDDGPIATGRLITNRDLGADGKFGTGDDSEIGGMATWKVVKAQANDILGIHLTDADVDNAPLLATDAYGNFIKGPNGFPMVVMKGADGLGGTADDVLVEGNPLSPISLTNAVRTGHQFLADIAHNAAPVFSGGVLVPDADSDVGNAVPFNPQTGANLAYDNELLDAHYIAGDGRVNENIGLTAVHAIFHSEHNRLVAQTKDTVLDSGDVAFLNEWLLTPVSALPANQAEIDALVWNGERLFQAAKFGTEMQYQHLVFEEFARTIQPNVDLFFAPTQVYDVDLDASIVAEFAHTVYRFGHSMLTETVDRFDVDFNVVGDPNSADPDQQLGLIAAFLNPLAYAASGVTPEDATSAIVRGITRQAGNEIDEFVTEALRNNLLGLPLDLPAINIARGRDVGIPSLNAIRRDIYSQTGDTQLKPYTSWVDLVQHLKHPESLINFIAAYGTHESITAATTLEDKRAAAMALVFGGTGAPADRLDFLNGTGDWTNVTRAGKDGVLGTADDLKGVTITGVDAIDLWIGGLAEAKTPFGGMLGSTFNFVFENQLEKLQDGDRFYYLERTAGLSMNAELESNSFAKLIMANTSATHLPGLVFSDPGFYLERDQTKQYNDGLGSADPLGENGEQVVFRDNPLTAGPDTNYIRYTGDQHIVLGGTNGADILIASEGDDTVWGDGGNDRIEGGDGNDQLRGGAGDDIITDKGGDDNIQGGDGNDVLHGGNGVNLIIGGFGNDFIVTGEDASEAIGGQGNDFILGSKANEQDMGNEGNDWIEKGTSDGAPGDNFDPLGNDPVIGHDVFIGGNENDKFNGEGGDDIMVGSLGLGDRYIGGSGFDWATFKGLAQGVSIDFTDRFFDVPPVPGSGASALVRFDIMEGLSGSSHGDFLRGDNEDATSLPGAGATGSVLTNIDLIDGLADLLPDGATFFDGGNIILGGSGSDLIEGRGGDDIIDGDKWLNVRISVRANADGTGAEIATFDSMEPLVPFMLNGTYNPGQLVIVREILTGNDSFDTALFSGTLGEYGIEIDGDTVIVTDSVAGRDGVDRLTGIERLQFADVAVSSGVGTAQNNDPSGHLAILDAATGEREETPVAGQLLRVSGSAVHDADNQSAANPTGAVTGGMAYYWQVETIPGTGVYDDITLIAAGEAMRATGPTFLVGPDEAGLNIRVRAVYQDAKGTLEIVESSGNSTPTEGATVTGLAVQNQVLTADPSSIIDADGLSSNPQFTYQWQANDGLGFVNIAGATGSTFALGQAQVDKEVRVVIGYVDNFGVAESVSSNILGPVENVNDAPTGALLISDTTPDQGQVLTALTGGIVDADGLGTFSYQWQQGVGTSFTDINGATAATFTPGAAQGNLQLRVIVRYTDGFGTLESLTSAATAAVAVLSGVVLQGNAQANTLTGGGGNDVLLGLGGADTLNGLAGLDQLFGGTGNDILNGGDDNDVLNGEDGNDTLNGGLGADAMNGGAGNDTFVVDNVGDLVTEALGGGTDLVQTSLTSYQLGANVENLTYTGAGNFTGNGNALANTLTGGVGNDLLDGGAGVDRMVGGAGNDTYIVDAAADVVVEVAGGGTDTVQTSLAGYTLGGNVENLTYTGVGNFAGNGNGLNNVITVGVGNDTLNGGGGNDILTGNGGNDTLNGDAGNDQLFGGIGTDTLNGGNGDDSLDGGDGADALNGGAGNDTLLGGLGNDSLDGGTGSDLLQGGDGNDTLLGGDANDTLLGGIGNDFIDGGNGNDTVTGGAGDDMMVASSGNDIFMFAAGFGADQIIGFDAIAGGGQDRLDISAFNITAATFAGNVTIADVGADTLVSFAGADSIRLVGVADATTVTATDFILAT, from the coding sequence ATGGCCAATTTCAACAAGTCCGACCTGGAGTTCATTCTCAAGCAGATTTTTATCGCAGAAGCGCATGCCGACGGCGCCAGCCTCAGTGATTTGCTACCCAACAGTCAGGTGCCATTCGGCCTGCGTACCGTCGATGGCAGCTACAACAACCTGGTCGCCGGGCAAAGTGAATTCGGCGCTGCGGACAATGCCTTCCCGCGCCTGCTGGATCCCTCGTTTCTGGCGTCATACACCGGGACAGGGACGGTGATCGACCCGCAGCCACGGATTATCAGTAACCTGATCGTTGATCAGACCGCCAACAACCCGGCCGCGGTTGCGGCGAACGGCGGTGCCGACCCGGTCATCAGCCCAGGTCCCGACGGTGTCTTCGGCACGGATGACGACACGCAAGTGTTCTTCATTCCCAACCAGTCGGCGGACGCCGGCCTGACCGCCGGCTTCAACTCGTGGATGACCTTCTTTGGCCAGTTCTTCGATCACGGCCTCGACCTGCTCAGCAAGAGCACTACCGACTTTGTGTTTATTCCGTTGCAGCCGGACGATCCGTTGTTCGTGCCGGGCAGTCCGACCAACTTCATGGTGCTGCCACGGGCAGTGCGTACAGCCGGCGCGGACGGAATTGTCGGCACTGCCGATGATGGCCAGCCCAACACCACCTCACCGTTCGTGGACCAGAGCCAGACTTACAGCTCGCACCCCTCGCATCAGGTGTTTCTCCGCGAGTACGTCCTCAACGCGGCAGGTGACCCTGTTGCAACGGGGCGCCTGATTACCAACCGCGATCTGGGCGTCGATGGCAAGTTCGGCACTGCCGATGATGGCGGCGCGGAAAATGGCGGCATGGCGACCTGGGCAGTGGTCAAGGCCCAGGCCCGTGACATTCTTGGCATCGACCTGACCGACGCCGATGTGCACAACGTGCCGCTGCTGGCCACCGATGCGTACGGCAACTTCATCCGGGGCCCGAACGGTATGCCGCAGGTGGTGATACGCATCAGTAACGGCGATGACGGTATTGCCGGCACGGCTGATGACGTCACGCAACTGGTCGAAGGCAACCGGGATGCTCCGATCAGTCTGGCCAGCGCCGTGAGCACCGGGCATGGCTTCCTCGACGACATCGCCCACAATGCCGCGCCGGTCGTTATCGGCGGGGCTCTGCAGGCGGATACTGACACCGATATCGGCAATACCCAGCCAGTGGGCGCGGGCGGCAACAACCTGACCTACGACAACGAACTGCTCGACGCTCACTACATTGCCGGCGATGGCCGGGCGAACGAAAACATCGGCCTGACCGCCGTGCACCATGTGTTCCATTCCGAGCACAATCGCCTGGTCCAGCAATCCAAGGAAACCATCCTTGCCTCTGGCGATCTGGCGTTCCTCAATGAGTGGCTGGCGGACGATGTGGCCGCGATACCGACTGCACCCGCCGAAATCGCAGCATTGGTGTGGGACGGCGAACGGCTGTTCCAGGCCGCCAAGTTCGGCACCGAGATGCAGTATCAGCACCTGGTGTTCGAGGAGTTCGCGCGGACTGTTCAGCCGCAGGTCGACGCATTCCTTGCCCCTAACGGCTATGACACCTCGATCAACCCGGCCATCCTCGCCGAGTTCGCCCACGTGGTGTATCGCTTCGGTCACTCGATGTTGACCGAGACGGTCGATCGCTTCGACCCCGAGTTCAATCCGCTCCTCACGGACCCGAACAACCCTGACTCGCAGCTCGGTCTGATCGCGGCCTTCCTCAACCCGCTGGCCTTCGCCGGCAGCGGCGCTACTGCGGACGAAGCGGCAGGGGCGATCATTCGCGGTGTGACCCGCCAGCTCGGCAACGAGATCGACGAGTTCGTTACCGAAGCGTTGCGCAACAACCTGCTCGGTCTGCCCCTCGATTTGCCAGCCCTGAACCTGGCGCGTGGCCGCGACACTGGCATCCCCACGTTGAATGAAGCGCGCCGCGAGTTTTACCAATCAACCGGTGACAGCCAACTCAAGCCGTACATCAGTTGGGCTGACTGGGCGGATAGCCTCAAACACCCCGAGTCGTTGGTCAACTTCATCGCGGCTTATGGTACGCATGACACGATTACGTCGGCGACCACGCTGGCAGGCAAACGCGATGCTGCTCTTGCGCTGGTATTCGGTGGTACCGGTGCGCCGGCTGACCGCCTGGACTTCCTCAATAGCAGCGGTGACTGGGCAAACGTCACGACGGCCGGCAGGGATGGGGTGATGGGCACCGCAGACGACCTGACGGGTGTAACCATCAGCGGTGTCGACGACATCGACTTCTGGGTCGGTGGCCTCGCCGAAGAGAAGATGCCATTCGGCGGGATGCTTGGCTCGTCTTTCAACTTCGTGTTTGAGACCCAGATGGAGGCCTTGCAGGACGGCGACCGCTTCTACTACCTGTCGCGTACGGCGGGCCTGAACTTCGGCACGGAGCTTGAGAACAACTCCTTCGCCAAGCTGATCATGCTCAACACCGATGTCACCCACCTGTCGAACACCGTGTTCCAGACGCCGACGTTCACCCTCGAGGTGAATCAGGCCAATCAGTACACTGGCCTGGGCGTGGGCGGTCGCGACGATCCAACGGGCGGCCTCATGATCAACGGTGTGGAAATCGTGTCACTGGTGATTCGCGACAATCCCGACACCGTGGGTCCGGACGGCAATTATCTGCATTACACCGGTGAAGATCATGTCGTCCTCGGCGGCACCGCCGGCAATGACATTATCCTCTCCGGTGAGGGCGATGACACCGTTTACGGTGACGGCGGCAACGATCGCCTCGAAGGGGGCGCCGGGAACGATGCGGTCCTTGGCGGCGCGGGCGATGACATCATCACCGACTCGTTCGGTGACAACCGTCTGGAAGGCAATGCCGGTAACGACGTGATCGTCGCCGGTAGCATGCTGGTTGGAGGCAACCTGATCCTGGGGGGCGATGGCCAGGACTTCATCATCACTACTGAAGACATCAGCACCACCTTCGGCGGCCAGGGTGACGATTTCATCCTCGGCGCCAAGACCAACCTGCCAGCTACCGGCAACGAAGGCGATGACTGGATCGAGAAGGGCACCCAGGACGGCGCGCCTGGCGATAACGCCTCACCGTTGCTCAATGACGATGTGATCGGCAACGACATCTTCATCGGTGGTGGTGGCTTCGACGAAATGATCGGCGAGGGTGGCGATGACATCTTTGTCGGCAGCGATGCTCAGGACAATATGGACGGCATGTCCGGTTTCGACTGGGTAACCCACAAAAATGACAGGATCGGCGTGACCGTTGACCTGACCATGGCCGCGCTGGCGCAGCCACACGGCAACGCGCCAAACCAGAACAACGGGCCGTTCAATCCGGTCGGCGCGTCGCCGGCCTCGATCCTCGACCGTTTTGCCGAGGTCGAAGGCTTGTCCGGTTCGCAATTCGGCGATGTGCTCAAGGGCGATAATGTTGATGCGGACACAATCATCAATCACGGTGGCACCACGGGCAGTGCGCTGACCAATGTGGCGTTGATCCGCGGACTGGAGCAGTTTCTGGCCGATGCCGGTTTGCCCACCACCGGCTTTGCCACGGGCAACATCATCCTGGGTGGCAATGGCAGTGACCTGATCGAGGGGCGCGGCGGTGATGATCTGATCGATGGCGACAAATGGCTCAACGTCAGGATTGCGGTGTATGACGCCGGCGACGTCAACCATACCGGCCCTGAAATCGCCACCTTCGACAGCATGGTCGATATGATCCCGTTCATGCTCGACGGCACCTATAACCCGGGTCAGCTCAAGGCCGTGCGGGAAATCCTGCCCGGCACCTCGACGGGTGGGGCGGCTTTTGACACCGCGATTTTCTCCGGGCTCCAGTCCGAGTATGTGGTGACGCGTGACACCCGTGGCACGACCGATGTGACGGACGATGTCTGGACCGTGACCGATACCGAAGTGGGTCGTGACGGTACCGATACCTTGCTGCATATCGAACGACTGCAGTTCTCCGATGCCCAGCAAGTGCTGGTGACGGGGAATGCACAACCGACGGGCAGGCCGACCGTCACGGATGGAAACGGCGGCGCAATCACTGTGGGCGACACGCTGACGGTGAGCGTGGCCGGGGTGCGCGATGCGAACAACATCGCGGTGGGTAATCTGCAAGGTTTTATCAATAACGCCTCGGTGTCCTACTATTGGCAGTTCGAAGCCGACCCCGGCACCGGCGTGTTCGAAGACATCATCCTGCTGCCTGCCGGTGACCTGGCATTCCAGAGCGCCGACGGCACCACCTTCAAGGTCTCCCCGGATCTGGCCGGGCTGGCACTGCGGGTCAAGGCGATCTACCAGGATGGTCACGGCACGACTGAAGTGCTCTACTCGCAGCCGACTGCCGTGGTGGAACCCGGCGTGCCGGTTGTGCCGACGGCGCAGACACCGATAGTCGATGCCACCGAGGGCGGCGAGGGCCTGCACATGGTCCGCACCGACCTCAACTTCATCCTTGATCAGATCAAGATTGCCGAAGCTGACGCGGCCGGTCAGGACATTCTCTCGCTGATCCCGAATATCCGCGCGCCGTTGGGCCTGCGTGCGGTCGATGGCTCAAACAACAACCTGATGAACCTCAATGGCATCAACAACACCGAGTTTGGTGCCGCCGATAACGTCTTCCCGCGCGTGTCCGATCCGGTCTTCAATCCGGCGGAAGGTGCGCCTGCGGGGTTCTTTGGCCCCGGTTCGCCGGCCACCCCGGGATCGTCTTATCAGCAGACCAGCGGCAACGTGTTTGACTCGCAGCCGCGCACCATCAGTAATCTGATCGTCGACCAGACGTCGAACAACCCGGCGGCTTATGCCACGGCTTACGACGCGGGCGCGGACGGTGTGCTCAACTATGGCGTAGTGGGTAGCGGTAACGACGACGTGCTCAAGGATGGCGTACGGATAGTTGCCAGCCCCGGCATGGATGGTCAGTTCGGTACTGCCGACGACCACGATGTGTATCTGTTCGAGAACACCGCGCCCGATGCGGGGTTGTCCGCGCCGTTCAACTCCTGGATGACTTTCTTCGGACAGTTCTTCGATCACGGTCTGGACCTGGTGACCAAAGGCGGTTCAGGCACCATCTACATCCCGCTGCAACCGGATGATCCGCTGTATGTGCCTGGCGGTCACTCCAACTTCATGGTGCTCACCCGCGCGACCAACCTGCCAGGAGCGGATGGCGTTCTCGGCACGGCCGACGATATCCATGAACACACCAACACCACCTCGCCGTTCGTGGACCAGAACCAGACCTACAGCTCGCACCCCTCGCACCAGGTGTTCCTGCGCAGTTATCTGCTGACCGACGATGGCCCCATCGCGACGGGCAGGCTGATCACTAACCGTGACCTGGGGGCGGACGGCAAGTTTGGTACCGGAGACGACAGCGAAATCGGTGGCATGGCGACCTGGAAAGTGGTCAAGGCGCAAGCCAACGACATTCTGGGGATCCACCTGACCGATGCCGACGTCGATAACGCGCCGCTGTTGGCGACCGATGCCTATGGCAATTTCATCAAGGGGCCGAACGGCTTCCCGATGGTCGTGATGAAGGGCGCCGACGGTCTTGGCGGCACGGCGGATGACGTGCTTGTCGAAGGCAATCCGCTTTCCCCCATCAGCCTGACCAATGCTGTGCGCACCGGTCACCAGTTCCTCGCCGACATTGCCCACAATGCAGCGCCGGTGTTCAGTGGTGGTGTGCTCGTACCTGACGCGGATTCCGATGTTGGCAACGCCGTGCCGTTCAATCCGCAGACCGGGGCCAACCTGGCCTACGACAACGAGTTGCTGGATGCGCACTACATCGCTGGCGACGGCCGGGTCAACGAGAACATTGGCCTGACCGCGGTGCATGCGATCTTCCACTCCGAGCACAATCGGCTGGTCGCGCAAACCAAAGACACCGTGCTCGATTCGGGTGACGTGGCTTTCCTGAACGAGTGGCTGCTCACTCCAGTGAGCGCGTTGCCAGCCAACCAGGCGGAGATCGATGCGCTGGTGTGGAATGGCGAGCGCCTGTTCCAGGCTGCCAAGTTCGGCACCGAGATGCAGTATCAGCATCTGGTGTTCGAGGAGTTTGCCCGGACCATCCAGCCTAACGTCGACCTGTTCTTCGCACCGACCCAGGTCTATGACGTTGACCTCGATGCCTCGATCGTCGCCGAGTTCGCCCACACCGTGTACCGGTTTGGCCACTCGATGCTGACCGAGACCGTCGATCGCTTCGACGTCGATTTCAACGTGGTCGGCGATCCGAACAGTGCTGATCCTGATCAGCAACTCGGCCTGATCGCGGCGTTCCTCAACCCGTTGGCGTATGCCGCCAGTGGCGTGACACCCGAGGATGCAACCAGTGCGATCGTGCGGGGGATCACTCGGCAAGCCGGTAACGAAATCGACGAGTTCGTCACCGAGGCGCTGCGCAACAACCTGCTCGGCCTGCCGCTCGACCTGCCGGCGATCAACATCGCCCGTGGCCGCGACGTGGGGATTCCCTCACTCAACGCGATCCGCCGCGACATCTACAGCCAGACCGGCGATACCCAACTCAAGCCTTACACCAGCTGGGTCGACCTGGTGCAGCACCTGAAACATCCGGAGTCGTTGATCAACTTCATCGCGGCCTATGGCACCCATGAGTCGATCACGGCGGCGACCACCCTGGAAGACAAACGCGCTGCAGCCATGGCCCTGGTATTTGGTGGGACAGGGGCGCCGGCTGATCGCCTGGACTTCCTTAACGGCACCGGTGACTGGACCAACGTCACGCGTGCCGGCAAGGATGGAGTGCTGGGAACTGCCGACGATCTGAAGGGTGTGACGATCACGGGGGTCGATGCCATTGACCTGTGGATTGGCGGCCTGGCGGAAGCGAAAACGCCGTTCGGCGGCATGCTCGGCTCAACCTTCAACTTCGTGTTCGAGAACCAGCTGGAAAAACTGCAGGACGGCGACCGCTTCTACTACCTGGAACGTACCGCCGGCCTGTCGATGAATGCCGAGCTGGAAAGCAACTCGTTCGCCAAGCTGATCATGGCCAACACCTCGGCAACGCACTTGCCGGGCCTGGTGTTCTCGGACCCAGGGTTCTATCTGGAAAGGGACCAGACCAAGCAGTACAACGATGGCCTGGGCAGCGCCGATCCGCTTGGCGAGAACGGCGAGCAGGTGGTGTTCCGCGACAACCCGCTGACCGCCGGGCCGGACACGAACTACATCCGGTACACAGGTGATCAGCACATCGTGCTGGGCGGTACCAACGGCGCAGACATCCTCATTGCGAGTGAAGGTGATGACACGGTCTGGGGCGACGGTGGCAACGATCGCATCGAAGGCGGTGACGGCAACGACCAACTGCGCGGTGGCGCCGGCGACGACATCATCACCGACAAGGGCGGCGACGATAACATCCAGGGTGGCGACGGCAACGACGTGCTGCACGGTGGCAACGGCGTCAACCTGATCATCGGCGGGTTCGGCAATGACTTCATCGTGACCGGGGAGGATGCGTCCGAAGCCATTGGTGGCCAGGGCAACGACTTCATCCTGGGCAGCAAGGCCAACGAACAGGACATGGGTAACGAAGGCAACGACTGGATCGAAAAGGGCACTTCGGACGGTGCACCTGGCGACAACTTCGACCCGCTCGGCAACGACCCTGTCATCGGCCACGATGTGTTCATCGGCGGTAACGAGAACGATAAGTTCAACGGCGAAGGCGGCGACGACATCATGGTCGGCAGTCTCGGCCTGGGCGACCGTTATATCGGCGGCTCCGGCTTTGACTGGGCAACCTTCAAGGGCCTCGCCCAGGGCGTGAGCATCGATTTCACGGACCGCTTTTTCGATGTTCCGCCGGTACCGGGTTCGGGGGCTTCGGCGCTGGTGCGCTTCGACATCATGGAAGGTCTGTCGGGTTCGTCCCACGGTGACTTCCTGCGCGGTGACAACGAAGATGCCACGTCACTGCCCGGTGCGGGTGCAACCGGCAGTGTGCTGACCAACATTGACCTGATCGACGGCCTGGCGGATCTACTGCCCGACGGCGCGACGTTCTTCGATGGCGGCAACATCATCCTTGGCGGTAGCGGCAGCGACCTGATCGAAGGTCGCGGTGGTGACGACATCATCGACGGTGACAAGTGGCTGAACGTACGCATCAGCGTACGGGCGAACGCTGATGGCACTGGCGCGGAAATCGCCACGTTCGACAGCATGGAGCCACTGGTGCCGTTCATGCTGAACGGTACTTACAACCCGGGCCAGTTGGTCATTGTGCGGGAGATCCTGACCGGCAATGACAGCTTCGACACGGCGCTGTTCTCCGGTACGTTGGGGGAATACGGCATCGAAATCGATGGCGACACGGTCATTGTGACCGACTCGGTGGCAGGTCGTGATGGCGTCGATCGCCTGACGGGCATCGAGCGTCTGCAGTTCGCTGACGTGGCGGTATCGTCCGGAGTGGGCACCGCGCAAAACAACGACCCATCGGGTCACCTGGCCATCCTCGATGCGGCCACCGGCGAGCGTGAAGAGACGCCTGTCGCCGGCCAGTTGCTGCGCGTCAGTGGTTCGGCAGTACATGACGCGGACAACCAGAGCGCGGCCAATCCGACCGGTGCGGTGACCGGCGGGATGGCTTACTACTGGCAGGTCGAAACCATTCCCGGTACGGGGGTCTATGACGACATCACCTTAATCGCCGCTGGCGAGGCAATGCGGGCGACTGGCCCCACCTTCCTGGTGGGGCCCGATGAGGCGGGTCTGAACATCCGCGTCCGGGCGGTGTACCAGGATGCCAAGGGCACGCTGGAGATCGTCGAGTCGTCCGGGAACAGTACACCGACCGAAGGTGCGACCGTTACCGGGCTTGCCGTGCAGAACCAGGTGTTGACCGCTGACCCGTCGAGCATCATCGACGCCGATGGCCTGAGCAGCAATCCGCAGTTCACCTACCAGTGGCAGGCGAACGACGGGCTTGGCTTCGTCAACATCGCCGGCGCTACCGGCAGCACGTTCGCACTTGGTCAGGCTCAGGTCGACAAGGAAGTGCGCGTGGTGATCGGTTACGTGGATAACTTCGGTGTGGCCGAAAGCGTTTCGTCCAACATCCTGGGGCCGGTGGAAAACGTCAACGACGCACCGACAGGCGCGTTGCTGATCAGCGATACGACACCGGATCAAGGGCAGGTACTGACGGCGCTGACCGGCGGGATTGTCGATGCGGACGGGCTGGGTACTTTCAGCTACCAATGGCAGCAAGGTGTCGGTACTTCCTTCACCGACATCAACGGCGCGACGGCCGCGACCTTCACCCCTGGTGCGGCGCAGGGCAACCTGCAATTGCGGGTGATCGTGCGCTACACCGATGGCTTCGGCACCCTGGAGTCATTGACCTCGGCGGCGACCGCGGCGGTTGCGGTACTGAGTGGCGTGGTGCTGCAGGGTAACGCACAGGCGAACACCCTCACCGGTGGCGGCGGTAACGATGTGCTGCTTGGCCTGGGTGGTGCCGATACGCTGAATGGCCTGGCCGGTCTCGACCAGTTGTTTGGTGGCACAGGCAACGACATCCTCAACGGCGGAGACGACAACGACGTCCTCAATGGCGAGGACGGCAACGACACCCTTAACGGCGGGCTCGGCGCGGATGCCATGAACGGCGGGGCCGGCAACGACACGTTCGTGGTCGACAACGTCGGTGACCTTGTCACCGAGGCGCTGGGCGGCGGTACCGATCTGGTGCAAACCAGCCTCACGAGCTACCAGCTCGGTGCCAACGTCGAGAACCTGACCTACACCGGCGCCGGTAACTTCACCGGTAACGGCAACGCACTGGCCAACACCCTCACCGGCGGGGTGGGTAACGACCTCCTCGATGGTGGTGCGGGTGTTGACCGGATGGTGGGGGGCGCCGGCAACGATACCTACATTGTCGATGCAGCCGCAGACGTGGTGGTCGAGGTGGCAGGTGGCGGTACGGACACCGTGCAGACTTCGCTGGCCGGCTACACGCTGGGCGGTAATGTCGAGAACCTGACCTACACCGGCGTCGGCAACTTCGCCGGCAACGGCAACGGGCTGAACAACGTCATCACCGTCGGGGTGGGGAATGACACCCTCAATGGTGGCGGCGGCAACGACATCCTCACCGGCAACGGCGGCAACGACACACTGAATGGCGACGCCGGTAACGACCAACTGTTCGGTGGCATTGGTACAGATACCCTCAATGGCGGCAATGGCGATGATAGCCTCGACGGCGGTGACGGGGCGGATGCACTGAATGGCGGGGCAGGCAACGACACGCTGCTCGGCGGGCTGGGTAATGACAGCCTGGATGGCGGTACCGGCAGCGATCTGCTCCAGGGCGGCGATGGCAACGACACGTTGCTCGGTGGTGACGCTAACGACACCTTGCTCGGTGGCATCGGTAATGACTTCATCGATGGCGGTAACGGCAACGATACGGTCACGGGCGGTGCCGGCGACGACATGATGGTTGCCAGCAGTGGCAACGATATCTTCATGTTCGCAGCGGGCTTCGGGGCCGATCAGATCATCGGCTTCGATGCCATCGCGGGAGGAGGCCAGGACCGGCTCGATATCTCCGCGTTCAACATCACGGCTGCGACCTTTGCCGGCAACGTCACCATCGCCGATGTCGGTGCGGATACCCTGGTCAGCTTCGCTGGAGCTGACTCCATCCGCCTGGTCGGTGTAGCCGATGCAACAACCGTCACGGCGACAGACTTCATTCTCGCCACTTGA
- a CDS encoding GNAT family N-acetyltransferase — MVTSTGDLTIRQISALPPEIQVLEAEGVAEGFRFLTRLVADWKSGTNRFDQPGECLFGAFRDGQLIAIGGLSYDPHAGPDIGRLRRVYVARASRGQNVGKTLVQHLLEQAAQRFRVVRLSTDTPEGAAFYLRCGFQPIHDDFATHAKSVFAGDFLSK, encoded by the coding sequence GTGGTTACGTCTACGGGCGATCTGACGATACGTCAGATCTCAGCGCTTCCTCCGGAGATCCAGGTACTGGAAGCGGAGGGAGTTGCAGAAGGTTTCAGGTTTCTCACGCGTCTGGTTGCCGATTGGAAAAGCGGGACCAATCGATTCGATCAACCAGGCGAATGTCTTTTTGGAGCCTTCCGCGACGGGCAACTGATTGCCATCGGTGGTCTTTCATATGATCCCCATGCCGGGCCGGACATCGGCAGGCTACGAAGGGTATACGTCGCGCGTGCATCAAGGGGGCAGAATGTGGGGAAAACCCTGGTGCAGCATCTTTTGGAACAGGCGGCTCAACGATTCCGTGTCGTGCGTCTGTCTACGGATACACCAGAGGGAGCCGCATTTTATCTTCGCTGCGGTTTCCAGCCGATACACGATGATTTTGCTACTCATGCGAAGTCAGTTTTTGCCGGTGATTTCCTGTCGAAATGA